CCTCGGCAAGGCGAGTCCGGGCTACAGCGCCGCGAAGCCGCCTTACGTGGTCTTCGACTGGGACAACACCAGCGTGTTCCTCGACATCGAGGAAGCCTCGCTGATCTACCAGCTCGAGAACCTGGTGTTCGGCGCCACGCCCGCGCAGCTCGAGGTGGCGCTACGCAAGAACATCCCGAAGAAGGACTTCCTGCCGGCCTACAACAACGCGGCGGGCAAGGCCGTGAACATCGATCTCCTGGTGCCCGACATCGTGGCCAGCTACACCTGGCTCTACCAGAACTACAGCGGCCTCAAGGGCAGCCAGCCGTTGGCCGCGGTGAAGCTGAACCCGCACTACATCGCCTTCACCACCAAGGTGCGTTACCTCTACGAAGCGATCGGCGATACCTTCGACCACGACACGGCCTACCCCTGGGTGACCTACCTCTTTGTCGGCATGACCGAACCGCAGGTCCGCAAGCTCACGGCCGAGACGGTGGCGTGGCAGCTGAAGGAACCCGTCGCCAAGGTCAAGTGGACCTCGCCGGCCGCGCTGCCGGGGCAGGCGGGCGTGGTGTCGGTCAGCTGGAAGAACGGCCTCCGGCTGCAGCCGGAGATGCAGGAGCTGTATGCCGTCTTTCGCAACGCGGGTTTCGACGTGTGGGTGTGCTCGGCCTCCTTCGTCGACGTGATCAAGGAGATCTCGTCGAACCCCGCGTTCGGCTACGACAACCCGGCCGAGCGCGTGCTGGCCATGGAACTGGAGCGGGATGCCAACGGCGTGATCCAGCCCGAGTACCGGCGCGGCTACGACCAGACGCAGGGCCCCGGCAAGACCCGGAACATCCAGCGCTTCCTGGTGAGCAAGTATGGCTACGGCCCCAGCTTCATCGCCGGCGACAGCGAGGGCGACCAGAACATGATGGCCGACTTCGCCGACACGAAGAAGGTGTTGATCGTGAACCGGCTGCGCGACCCGAAGACCGACATCGGCAGGTTCTCGGCGATGGCGGTGCAGAACTACGGCAAGCCCGACACGC
The Variovorax sp. OAS795 genome window above contains:
- a CDS encoding haloacid dehalogenase-like hydrolase, which gives rise to MQRRLLLLTPLAAALTATGCASLAPSASTTLSPGHWDAFNRAQIEGLVASLGKASPGYSAAKPPYVVFDWDNTSVFLDIEEASLIYQLENLVFGATPAQLEVALRKNIPKKDFLPAYNNAAGKAVNIDLLVPDIVASYTWLYQNYSGLKGSQPLAAVKLNPHYIAFTTKVRYLYEAIGDTFDHDTAYPWVTYLFVGMTEPQVRKLTAETVAWQLKEPVAKVKWTSPAALPGQAGVVSVSWKNGLRLQPEMQELYAVFRNAGFDVWVCSASFVDVIKEISSNPAFGYDNPAERVLAMELERDANGVIQPEYRRGYDQTQGPGKTRNIQRFLVSKYGYGPSFIAGDSEGDQNMMADFADTKKVLIVNRLRDPKTDIGRFSAMAVQNYGKPDTRYLLQGRDDNLGQWVTSQLHTPLGAAQGKALK